The Cellulomonas flavigena DSM 20109 DNA segment GTGGTGGCGGTCATCGGGGGCCTCCCTCGGGGGCGGTGGTACCGGGGTCCGACGGGGAGCCGGCGGCGCGGGCACGCAGGCGGGCGACGACGTCCTCGACGTCGATGCCGAGGACGCGCGCGGCGTCGGCGACCGGGTCGACCGTGTCGGTGAAGAACGACTCGCGGGCGTCGGCCAGCAGGCGCTCGCGCGCCCCCGGGGCGACGAACATGCCGACGCCGCGGCGCTTGTAGAGCACGCCCTCGTCGACGAGCTGCGCGAACGCCTTGGCGGCGGTGGCCGGGTTGATCCGGAACGTCGTCGCGTACTGGGTGGTCGACATGACCTGCTCCTCGGCCCCCAGGGCGCCGGAAAGCACGTCCTGGCGGATCTGGTCGGCGATCTGCAGGTACACGGGGTCGCGTCCGTCGAACACGGTCACCCCTCCCTGCCAGTTCTGTGGTTCACTACTCGACTAATGAACCACAGAACCGGGGCCCGCGCAAGGATGCCGGCGCACTCCGCGCGGGGCCACGACGCGCCGCACGTCGCATCTGCCGTCGAGGCGTGCCCCCGGCGTGCGCCACCGGCCGTGCGGTCCGTCGCGCGTCAGCCGACCACGGGCCGCGGGCCGAGCGACGCCAGCAGCCGCAGCTTGTCGTCGTCCGCGGTGCCCGGCGTCGCCGTGAACACGAGCAGCACCTGCGCCTGCTCGACGTCGACGAGCCGCTGGCACTGCAGTGCCATCTCGCCGAGCTCCGGGTGCACGAGCCGCTTGTCCACCTCGTGCCGCAGGCCCACCTCGTGCTCCGCCCACAGGCGCGCGAACTCCTCGCTGCGCGCGAGCAGGGACTCGACGACCTGCGCGGCGCGCGACCCCGCGCCCTGGCGCGCGAGCGCGGCGCGCAGGTCGGAGACGAAGACGCGGC contains these protein-coding regions:
- a CDS encoding GntR family transcriptional regulator is translated as MFDGRDPVYLQIADQIRQDVLSGALGAEEQVMSTTQYATTFRINPATAAKAFAQLVDEGVLYKRRGVGMFVAPGARERLLADARESFFTDTVDPVADAARVLGIDVEDVVARLRARAAGSPSDPGTTAPEGGPR